A window from Campylobacter concisus encodes these proteins:
- a CDS encoding polyprenyl synthetase family protein yields MDKIDEIMSKFISELGYKEAFEMFLKISSGKKLRSKLLLKIAGESEISLKLCAIIELIHLASLLHDDVIDEANIRRGKPSINALFGSKNSVMLGDILYSKAYFELTKFDSSIAAIISDAVSKLSIGEMMDVKMAENFNENEQEYLKMIYYKTAVLIEATAICGAKLAGKDSEKFGIYGKNLGLAFQIVDDILDITQDEKTLGKPALNDFVEGKTTLPYIYLYKSLDEAGRAKLRSLWSKKLNASEISWLKENFDKTSSVSKAISEAKRLGTEAIESIREYKNAELEGIIKSMIDREF; encoded by the coding sequence ATGGATAAAATCGATGAAATAATGAGCAAATTTATAAGCGAGCTTGGCTACAAAGAGGCGTTTGAGATGTTTTTAAAGATAAGCTCTGGCAAAAAGCTTCGCTCAAAACTTCTTTTAAAGATCGCAGGCGAGAGCGAAATTTCTCTTAAACTTTGCGCTATCATCGAGCTTATTCACCTTGCAAGCTTACTACACGACGACGTCATAGACGAGGCAAATATAAGACGTGGCAAACCAAGCATAAACGCACTTTTTGGCAGTAAAAACTCAGTCATGCTAGGTGATATTCTCTACTCAAAGGCTTATTTTGAGCTTACAAAATTTGATTCAAGCATCGCAGCTATCATCTCAGATGCAGTCAGCAAGCTAAGTATCGGCGAGATGATGGATGTGAAAATGGCTGAAAATTTTAATGAAAACGAGCAAGAATATTTAAAAATGATCTACTATAAAACAGCTGTTTTGATAGAAGCCACGGCTATTTGCGGAGCAAAGCTAGCTGGCAAAGATAGCGAGAAATTTGGAATTTATGGCAAAAATTTAGGTCTTGCTTTTCAGATCGTGGATGATATATTAGACATAACTCAAGATGAGAAAACGCTTGGCAAGCCAGCACTCAATGACTTTGTCGAAGGCAAAACTACACTTCCTTACATTTATCTTTATAAGAGCTTAGACGAAGCTGGCAGGGCAAAGCTTAGATCGCTTTGGTCAAAGAAGCTAAACGCGAGTGAAATTTCATGGCTAAAAGAAAATTTTGATAAAACTAGCTCGGTTAGCAAAGCTATAAGCGAGGCAAAAAGGCTTGGGACTGAAGCGATAGAATCGATAAGAGAGTATAAAAACGCCGAGCTTGAAGGGATCATAAAAAGCATGATAGATAGGGAATTTTAA
- a CDS encoding DUF2018 family protein, whose amino-acid sequence MIDIFEGSARDKFYDILFNANAVLVKNEIDKIFEKFVAMSELCEKHGVGEDDIRNFIASEQDKIYNGVNDLYIELSGEILSQNE is encoded by the coding sequence ATGATAGATATATTTGAGGGCAGTGCGAGAGATAAATTTTATGACATTTTGTTTAATGCAAATGCCGTTTTGGTTAAAAACGAGATAGATAAAATTTTTGAGAAATTTGTGGCTATGAGCGAGCTTTGCGAAAAGCATGGCGTTGGCGAGGACGATATCAGAAATTTTATAGCTTCAGAGCAAGATAAAATTTATAACGGAGTAAATGACCTATATATCGAGCTTAGCGGAGAAATTTTAAGCCAAAATGAGTAG
- a CDS encoding HAD family hydrolase: protein MKVVIFDMDGTVIDSGEAIYKTVNEVRDELNLAPLEKEFIIKAINEPGRNLALEFYGIDTPSRSLKEGFEEKFKKFYDECASTYDGVKELLQKCKDAHYKVVLASNAPHDTLEKILKKNEIFELFDEVIGASKEIPQKPDPAMLHLAFSKTGADKAIFIGDSLKDELAAKNANMPYVQVCWGFGEESKTATYNAKNVSEAWEIILNF from the coding sequence TTGAAAGTAGTTATTTTTGATATGGATGGCACGGTGATCGATAGCGGCGAGGCGATATATAAAACGGTAAATGAAGTGAGAGATGAGCTAAATTTAGCGCCACTTGAAAAAGAATTTATCATAAAAGCGATTAATGAACCAGGTAGAAATTTAGCCCTTGAGTTTTACGGCATCGACACGCCAAGTAGGAGCTTAAAAGAGGGTTTTGAAGAGAAATTTAAGAAATTTTACGATGAGTGTGCGAGTACCTATGATGGCGTAAAAGAGCTTTTACAAAAGTGCAAAGATGCTCACTATAAGGTCGTTTTGGCAAGCAACGCACCGCACGATACGTTAGAGAAAATTTTAAAGAAAAATGAAATTTTTGAGCTATTTGACGAGGTCATCGGCGCTAGCAAGGAGATACCGCAAAAGCCAGATCCTGCGATGCTTCACTTGGCCTTTAGTAAAACTGGAGCCGATAAAGCGATCTTTATAGGAGATAGCCTAAAAGACGAGCTAGCTGCCAAAAATGCAAATATGCCTTATGTGCAAGTTTGCTGGGGATTTGGCGAGGAGAGCAAAACAGCCACGTATAACGCCAAAAATGTTAGCGAGGCATGGGAGATAATATTAAATTTTTAA
- a CDS encoding O-acetylhomoserine aminocarboxypropyltransferase/cysteine synthase family protein: MRQETAAIHVGYDTNEGFGTMAVPIFQSTAYDFGSAETAAARFDLKDSGYIYTRLSNPTTDIFEKRVAALEGGAAAIATASGQSALFYSIINLAQAGDNIIIAKKIYGGTTVLFTHTLKRFGIEARVFDSDTADDLESLIDDKTRAIFFETLSNPQISIPNIEKIVEIANKYGIISITDNTVPTPIIFQPLRHGVDVCVHSASKYMSGQGLSLAGVVVSANHLNEKLKGNKRYEHFNVPDASYHDIVYADMTDNFDIYTLRMRLAIVRDIGAVISPFNSWQLIQGLETLAVRVERHSQNALKVAKFLNSHKHIKSVAYPGLADNVDHAKAQKYFKDGMANGLFCFETDSFERAKKMLERVKLFKIVVNIGDTKSLITHPASTTHQQLSSEELIKAGITKELIRVSIGLENAEDLIADLAQALE; this comes from the coding sequence ATGAGGCAAGAAACCGCTGCGATCCACGTAGGCTACGACACAAACGAGGGCTTTGGCACGATGGCTGTGCCTATTTTTCAAAGCACAGCTTATGACTTTGGAAGTGCCGAGACAGCAGCTGCTAGGTTTGATCTAAAAGATAGTGGCTACATCTACACAAGACTTAGCAACCCAACGACAGATATCTTTGAAAAAAGGGTCGCCGCACTTGAGGGTGGAGCCGCTGCGATAGCGACTGCAAGCGGTCAGTCAGCTTTGTTTTACAGCATTATAAATTTAGCCCAAGCAGGCGATAATATCATCATCGCTAAGAAAATTTATGGCGGCACGACGGTGCTTTTTACGCACACGCTGAAAAGATTTGGCATAGAGGCTAGAGTCTTTGACAGCGACACAGCTGATGATCTGGAGAGTTTGATAGATGATAAAACAAGGGCTATATTTTTTGAAACGCTTTCAAATCCGCAAATTTCTATCCCAAATATCGAGAAAATCGTAGAAATCGCAAATAAATATGGCATCATCAGCATCACTGATAACACCGTGCCAACGCCTATCATCTTTCAGCCACTTCGCCACGGTGTCGATGTTTGCGTGCATAGCGCTAGCAAATATATGAGTGGTCAGGGCCTTAGTCTAGCAGGCGTGGTCGTCAGCGCAAATCACCTAAACGAAAAGCTAAAAGGCAACAAGAGATATGAGCACTTTAACGTGCCAGATGCGAGCTATCACGACATCGTTTATGCTGATATGACCGACAACTTTGACATCTACACGCTAAGAATGAGGCTTGCCATCGTGCGCGACATCGGCGCTGTGATCTCTCCGTTTAACTCTTGGCAGCTCATACAAGGGCTTGAAACGCTCGCTGTTAGGGTTGAGAGACACTCTCAAAACGCGCTAAAAGTGGCTAAATTTCTAAACTCTCACAAGCATATAAAAAGCGTGGCATACCCAGGGCTTGCCGACAACGTAGATCATGCAAAGGCGCAAAAATACTTTAAAGATGGCATGGCAAATGGACTATTTTGCTTTGAGACTGATAGCTTTGAGCGTGCAAAAAAGATGCTAGAGCGCGTAAAACTCTTTAAGATCGTAGTAAATATCGGCGATACAAAGTCGCTCATCACACACCCAGCCTCGACAACTCACCAGCAGCTAAGCAGCGAAGAGCTCATCAAAGCTGGCATCACAAAAGAGCTGATAAGAGTTAGCATAGGTCTTGAAAACGCCGAGGATCTGATAGCTGACCTAGCCCAAGCCTTAGAATAA
- a CDS encoding potassium/proton antiporter: protein MENLLLFFAVLLITSILLSKISDKFGIPSLIIFLGVGMLAGSDGLLGVNFDDQVIAQNVGMLALIFILYAGGLDTDFAAIKPIFGRGLALATLGVFLTALAIAPVAKYLLDFTWAEAFLLGSIISSTDAAAVFAILRAKKISLRNSIAPLLELESGSNDPMAIFLTMTIVQMISLNSTPSASEWAITLVKQFGIGIAMGYLFGVALPAIFNRLRLKSWGLYPVFSIAWILLLYTLCFKVGGNGYLAVYIAGIFINKKEFSHKKNLVGFHDGIAWTMQIVVFLTLGLLVNPSELPATALMALILALWLMFFARPLGVFASLAFSKFKINEQIFISWVGLRGVVPVVLATYVYVDGIRDADMIFNIIFFMVLISILIQGMSLGFAADKFKAKESEQEDVKPVENSPILSYTLRQHTIHYGSKLIGKDLAQLELPSEFLIILIKRKNEYQKPTGSTIFEENDLLLIQCENQVLYQDTIKYLTY from the coding sequence TTGGAGAATTTACTACTATTTTTTGCAGTTTTGCTTATAACTAGCATTCTTTTAAGTAAGATCTCTGATAAATTTGGAATTCCATCTTTAATAATATTTTTAGGCGTTGGTATGCTAGCTGGCTCAGATGGGCTGCTCGGTGTAAATTTTGATGATCAAGTGATCGCTCAAAATGTCGGCATGCTAGCACTTATTTTTATACTTTACGCTGGTGGGCTAGATACTGATTTTGCAGCGATTAAACCGATTTTTGGTAGAGGTTTAGCGCTTGCTACACTTGGTGTTTTCTTAACCGCACTAGCTATCGCTCCAGTTGCAAAATATCTGCTTGATTTTACCTGGGCGGAGGCCTTTTTGCTAGGCTCCATTATCTCCTCAACAGACGCAGCAGCGGTATTTGCCATACTAAGAGCTAAGAAAATTTCACTTAGAAATAGCATTGCACCATTGCTTGAACTTGAATCTGGCTCAAACGATCCAATGGCGATATTTCTAACTATGACGATCGTTCAAATGATCTCACTAAATAGCACTCCAAGTGCGTCAGAGTGGGCGATTACACTGGTTAAACAGTTTGGTATAGGCATCGCTATGGGTTATTTATTTGGCGTTGCTTTGCCAGCCATCTTTAATAGACTTCGCCTAAAAAGCTGGGGCCTTTATCCAGTTTTTTCTATCGCTTGGATATTGCTTTTATACACACTTTGCTTTAAGGTTGGTGGTAATGGCTACCTGGCTGTTTATATTGCTGGAATTTTCATAAACAAAAAAGAGTTTTCTCATAAGAAAAATTTAGTCGGTTTTCACGATGGTATCGCTTGGACTATGCAGATAGTTGTCTTTTTGACGCTTGGTCTTTTGGTAAATCCTTCCGAGCTTCCAGCAACGGCACTAATGGCGCTTATTTTGGCCTTATGGCTTATGTTTTTTGCAAGACCGCTTGGTGTCTTTGCATCGCTTGCATTTTCAAAATTTAAGATAAATGAGCAAATTTTTATCTCTTGGGTTGGATTAAGAGGTGTTGTGCCAGTGGTGCTAGCTACCTATGTTTATGTAGATGGCATACGTGATGCGGATATGATTTTTAACATTATATTTTTTATGGTTTTGATTTCTATTTTGATACAGGGCATGTCGCTTGGCTTTGCGGCTGATAAATTTAAGGCCAAAGAGAGCGAACAAGAGGATGTTAAGCCGGTAGAAAACTCTCCGATCCTAAGCTACACACTTCGTCAGCATACTATCCACTATGGCTCAAAACTAATTGGTAAAGATTTGGCTCAGCTAGAGCTTCCAAGCGAATTTTTAATAATCTTAATAAAACGAAAAAATGAGTATCAAAAGCCAACTGGTTCAACAATCTTTGAAGAAAATGACCTGTTACTGATACAATGCGAAAATCAAGTGCTTTATCAAGACACGATTAAGTATTTGACATATTAA
- a CDS encoding pyridoxal-5'-phosphate-dependent protein, with protein sequence MAAKIFSPVDILSIIDLEIAFINRYKNVKDYAKNLSLIYFSLPSTKEYSELFEKFLRQADVVVRENEHYVVVLHGTNERGASELLSGIQEFLNAEPIDLIVSYPKDGRNAKELTTKLQDEIKDNYGVLLEMLSNQEKFEAFESMI encoded by the coding sequence ATGGCAGCAAAAATTTTCTCACCAGTTGATATCTTATCAATAATAGATCTTGAAATAGCTTTTATAAATCGTTATAAAAATGTAAAAGATTATGCAAAAAATTTATCTTTGATATATTTTTCTTTGCCAAGTACTAAAGAGTATAGTGAACTATTTGAAAAATTTTTAAGACAAGCTGATGTTGTTGTAAGAGAGAATGAGCATTATGTGGTCGTGCTTCATGGAACAAATGAAAGAGGAGCTAGCGAACTATTATCAGGTATTCAGGAGTTTTTAAACGCTGAGCCAATTGATTTGATAGTAAGCTATCCAAAAGATGGAAGAAACGCTAAAGAGCTTACTACTAAGCTTCAAGATGAGATAAAAGATAATTATGGCGTATTGCTTGAAATGCTTTCAAATCAAGAAAAATTTGAAGCTTTTGAAAGCATGATTTAA
- a CDS encoding ArsS family sensor histidine kinase, protein MPRSSIFITITFIFALALVSIFLAFLWLMGFDKQNYTRELNNKYSNVARTNLFYMGGIINKTQYDRQLSNIDMPEIIDEKRKDEILKQATVLEEISSDLGSSAILLYDKHHYLRIEHLDELKLLMDKEFQPYRYEVIKAVFLVVAVILLGAYIFVIYKIKPLRKLKRQIVKFANGELDGVQNVGNGKDEISEVSEAFYEAVCQIKALNDSRHLFLRNIMHELKTPITKGLIAAQMIEKSKNQERLISVFHKLENLINELAAIEQITSKIGLSNKTPCFMRDLIDEAIDIAMVEKECVGVSELDEVRVLVDFKLFSVAIKNMIDNGIKYSTDKHVNIVVSKDHMKFITQGEKLKNDLDFYIQPFIKGEDTQKSFGLGLYIVSNILDAHGLKFRYEYKNGMNVFVFENLQDIIVT, encoded by the coding sequence ATGCCAAGATCGTCTATTTTTATAACCATAACTTTTATCTTTGCCCTTGCACTCGTTTCGATATTTTTAGCTTTTTTGTGGCTCATGGGCTTTGATAAGCAAAACTATACAAGAGAGCTAAATAACAAATATTCAAACGTTGCTAGGACAAATTTGTTTTATATGGGTGGCATTATAAATAAAACTCAGTACGACCGCCAGCTTTCAAATATCGATATGCCAGAGATAATAGACGAGAAGAGAAAAGATGAAATTTTAAAACAAGCAACCGTTTTAGAAGAAATTTCAAGCGATCTAGGCTCAAGTGCGATCTTGCTTTATGACAAGCATCATTACTTAAGGATTGAGCATTTAGACGAGCTAAAGCTTTTAATGGATAAGGAATTTCAGCCTTACAGATACGAGGTGATAAAGGCTGTTTTTTTGGTGGTTGCGGTCATTTTGCTAGGTGCTTATATTTTTGTTATCTATAAGATAAAACCACTTAGAAAGCTAAAGCGTCAGATCGTAAAATTTGCAAATGGTGAGCTTGATGGCGTACAAAATGTTGGCAACGGCAAGGATGAAATTTCTGAAGTTTCTGAAGCATTTTATGAGGCGGTTTGTCAGATCAAGGCGCTTAATGACTCAAGGCATCTTTTTTTAAGAAACATAATGCATGAGTTAAAAACTCCTATCACAAAAGGGCTAATCGCCGCTCAAATGATAGAAAAAAGTAAAAATCAAGAAAGGCTAATCTCTGTCTTTCACAAGCTTGAAAATTTGATAAACGAGCTTGCAGCGATCGAGCAGATAACATCAAAAATAGGACTTAGCAATAAAACGCCATGTTTTATGAGGGATCTCATCGATGAGGCTATCGATATAGCCATGGTTGAAAAAGAGTGTGTTGGTGTCAGTGAGCTTGATGAGGTTAGAGTGCTTGTTGATTTCAAACTATTTTCAGTTGCTATAAAAAATATGATAGATAATGGCATAAAATATTCAACTGATAAGCACGTAAATATCGTTGTTAGCAAGGACCATATGAAATTTATAACTCAAGGTGAGAAGCTAAAAAATGATCTTGACTTTTATATCCAGCCATTTATCAAAGGAGAGGATACACAAAAGAGTTTTGGACTAGGTTTATATATTGTTAGCAATATACTTGATGCTCATGGACTCAAATTTAGATACGAATACAAAAACGGAATGAATGTCTTTGTTTTTGAAAATTTACAAGATATAATAGTGACTTAA
- a CDS encoding response regulator transcription factor — protein sequence MTRILMIEDDMELAEILTEYLENYDIEVVTAEEPYIGLSTLNTSKFDLVILDLTLPGMDGLEVCKEIRKNHNIPIIISSARHDITDKVNALDNGADDYLPKPYDPQELLARIKSHLRRQSITPASEARNLNKDLVLKEFEREILFKGNVLNLTAAEYDILKYLLLKEGGAVTREELIYNCESINEDSSNKSIDVIIGRIRQKLNENPKEPKYIHAIRGIGYKLVL from the coding sequence ATGACTAGAATTTTAATGATAGAAGATGATATGGAGCTTGCTGAAATTTTAACTGAATATCTAGAAAACTACGATATTGAAGTAGTAACTGCTGAAGAGCCATATATCGGACTATCTACGCTAAATACAAGTAAATTTGACCTAGTTATACTAGATCTTACATTGCCTGGTATGGATGGATTGGAAGTTTGTAAAGAGATCAGGAAAAATCACAATATTCCTATTATCATATCAAGTGCAAGACATGATATAACAGATAAGGTAAATGCTCTTGATAACGGAGCAGATGATTATTTGCCAAAGCCATATGATCCACAAGAGCTTTTGGCTCGTATCAAAAGTCATCTAAGAAGGCAGAGTATCACCCCAGCAAGTGAGGCGAGAAATTTAAATAAAGACCTGGTTTTAAAAGAATTTGAGCGTGAAATTTTATTTAAAGGAAACGTACTAAATTTAACTGCCGCAGAATACGATATCTTAAAATACCTACTTTTAAAAGAGGGCGGAGCGGTTACTAGAGAGGAACTCATCTATAACTGCGAGAGCATAAATGAAGATAGCTCAAACAAAAGTATAGATGTCATCATCGGCAGGATTCGCCAAAAATTAAATGAAAATCCAAAAGAGCCAAAATACATCCACGCGATCCGCGGTATCGGCTATAAATTGGTTCTTTGA
- a CDS encoding Do family serine endopeptidase: protein MKKIVLISLVVASFLVGADIKFNEANSNITRVSPLSDKNSVLSYYDSISQAKLSVVNISTTKTVNNAGIEQMFNDPFFNEFFGFNFAKPKEKEKTTSLGSGVIISNDGYIVTNNHVIEDSDQIVVTLANGGKEYKAKLIGSDPKTDLAVVKIEANGLNAITFADSSKLLDADVVFAIGNPFGVGESITQGIISGLNKDNIGLNQYENFIQTDASINPGNSGGALVDSRGYLVGINSAILSKSGGNNGIGFAIPSNMVKDIAKKLVTDGKIERGFIGVTIANLTDEQKELYTNKEGALISGVEQGMPADEAGLKRGDLVISANDKAIKNANDLKNFIGSLTPNSSVDITYERSNKIMNAKIKLANADHNSKDIAKSIIIEGLSVSNLSDEIRYKYKISPDTQGVLVTDVKSGSKAEDFGFERGDVIVQVGEESIKDLQTFANTIKNTKGKKTLVWINRGGIIQGLVIK, encoded by the coding sequence ATGAAAAAGATTGTGCTAATTTCATTAGTAGTAGCTTCTTTTTTAGTGGGGGCTGATATTAAATTTAATGAAGCTAACTCTAATATCACGAGAGTCTCGCCACTTAGCGATAAAAATAGCGTACTTTCTTATTATGACTCGATCTCTCAGGCAAAGCTTTCAGTTGTAAATATCTCAACTACAAAAACGGTGAATAACGCTGGTATTGAGCAGATGTTTAACGACCCTTTTTTCAATGAATTTTTTGGATTTAACTTTGCAAAACCAAAAGAAAAAGAAAAAACTACTTCGCTTGGCTCTGGCGTTATTATCTCAAATGATGGATATATCGTTACAAATAACCACGTTATAGAAGATAGCGATCAAATAGTCGTAACTCTTGCAAATGGTGGCAAAGAGTATAAAGCCAAACTAATAGGAAGTGATCCAAAAACCGATCTAGCCGTCGTAAAGATAGAAGCAAACGGACTAAATGCGATCACTTTTGCAGACTCATCAAAGCTGCTTGATGCAGACGTCGTATTTGCAATAGGTAATCCATTTGGCGTTGGTGAAAGCATCACTCAAGGTATCATTTCAGGGCTAAATAAAGATAATATCGGCCTTAATCAATATGAAAATTTCATCCAAACAGACGCTTCGATAAATCCTGGAAACTCAGGTGGCGCTTTGGTTGATAGTAGAGGATATTTGGTTGGAATAAACTCAGCCATACTTTCAAAAAGTGGTGGCAACAACGGCATTGGCTTTGCTATTCCATCAAATATGGTAAAAGATATCGCTAAAAAGCTGGTAACTGACGGCAAGATCGAGCGTGGCTTTATCGGAGTTACGATTGCAAATTTAACTGATGAGCAAAAAGAGCTTTATACAAATAAAGAGGGAGCTTTAATAAGTGGCGTAGAGCAAGGCATGCCAGCAGATGAGGCTGGGCTAAAAAGAGGCGATTTGGTAATATCAGCTAACGACAAAGCTATAAAAAACGCAAATGATCTTAAAAATTTCATCGGTTCACTAACTCCAAATAGCAGCGTTGATATAACTTACGAGCGATCAAATAAAATAATGAATGCAAAAATCAAGCTTGCAAACGCTGATCACAATTCAAAAGACATAGCAAAAAGCATTATCATCGAAGGACTTAGCGTTAGCAATCTAAGTGATGAGATAAGATATAAATACAAAATCAGCCCAGATACTCAAGGCGTGCTAGTAACTGATGTGAAATCAGGCTCAAAAGCTGAAGACTTTGGCTTTGAAAGAGGCGATGTGATCGTGCAAGTTGGTGAAGAGAGTATAAAAGATCTTCAAACATTTGCAAATACAATCAAAAATACAAAAGGTAAAAAGACACTAGTGTGGATAAATCGCGGTGGTATCATACAAGGCCTTGTTATAAAATAA